Proteins encoded together in one Jaculus jaculus isolate mJacJac1 chromosome 7, mJacJac1.mat.Y.cur, whole genome shotgun sequence window:
- the LOC101597540 gene encoding cyclin-G1-like: MIEVLTTYSQKLLHQPNTLLEQESRCQPKVCGLKLIESAHDNGLRMTARLRDFEVKDLLSLTQFFGFDTETFSLAVNLLDRFLSKMKVQPKHLRCVGLSCFYLAVKLTEEERNVPLATDLIRISQYQFTISDLMRMEKIILEKVCWKVKATTAFQFLQLYYSLIQENLPYERRNSLNFERLEAQLKACHCRIIFSKATPSVLALSIIALEIQTLKCAMLTEEVESLQKHSKVNGRDLTFWQELVSKCLAEYSSSKCSKPEVQKLKWMVSGRTRQLKRSYQRVTHLPKIPETIS, from the coding sequence ATGATAGAAGTACTGACGACCTACTCTCAGAAACTGTTACACCAGCCGAATACCCTGTTGGAACAGGAGTCCAGATGTCAGCCAAAGGTCTGCGGCTTGAAACTGATTGAGTCTGCCCACGATAATGGCCTCAGGATGACTGCGAGATTGAGGGACTTTGAAGTGAAAGATCTGCTTAGTCTAACTCAGTTCTTTGGTTTCGACACTGAGACATTTTCTTTAGCTGTGAATTTACTGGACAGATTCCTGTCTAAAATGAAGGTACAACCGAAGCATCTCAGGTGTGTTGGACTGAGCTGTTTTTATTTAGCAGTAAAACtgacagaagaggaaaggaaTGTCCCGTTGGCAACTGATTTGATCCGGATAAGTCAGTATCAGTTCACGATTTCAGACTTGATGAGAATGGAAAAGATTAtattggagaaggtgtgttggaAAGTCAAAGCTACAACTGCCTTTCAATTCCTGCAGCTCTATTATTCACTCATTCAAGAGAACTTGCCATATGAGAGGAGAAACAGTCTTAATTTTGAGAGACTGGAAGCTCAACTCAAGGCGTGTCACTGCAGGATCATATTTTCTAAAGCAACGCCTTCTGTGTTGGCTTTGTCTATCATTGCACTGGAGATCCAAACACTGAAGTGCGCAATGTTAACAGAAGAAGTAGAAAGTCTTCAGAAACATTCCAAGGTAAATGGCCGAGATTTGACCTTCTGGCAAGAGCTTGTATCCAAGTGTCTAGCTGAATATTCATCCAGCAAGTGTTCCAAACCTGAGGTTCAGAAGTTGAAATGGATGGTTTCTGGGCGCACACGACAGCTGAAACGCAGCTACCAGAGGGTGACCCACCTGCCAAAGATTCCCGAAACcatttcttag